One window of Microcoleus vaginatus PCC 9802 genomic DNA carries:
- the cofH gene encoding 7,8-didemethyl-8-hydroxy-5-deazariboflavin synthase subunit CofH — protein MDAILDRALQGYNISSAEALVLLQQRDPDARASIQTTADLLRRRQSGDTVTYVINRNINFTNICEQHCSFCAFRRDEGDEGAFWLDAAQIQEKATDAVQRGATEICMQGGLNLQAKLNGASLPYYLQLVKTIKDKFPQLHLHAFSPQEIEFIAREDNLTFSYVISALQDAGVGSMPGTAAEVLDDSVRRVICPEKLNSATWLEIVGTAHSLGLPTTSTMLCGHIETAQQQVLHLEKVRSLQQTAIDQDYRARITEFILLPFVGQEAPAPLRSRVGRDQPILADTLLLTAVSRIFLGNLISNHQPSWVKLGLDGATEALKWGCNDIGGTLMEEHITTMAGAVGGSCQSVEDLQNAIRSLGRDYQQRDTIYRPLGVDNLAGIV, from the coding sequence GTGGATGCAATTCTCGATCGAGCTTTACAAGGTTATAACATCTCTTCGGCAGAAGCCTTGGTACTTTTGCAGCAAAGAGATCCAGACGCGCGAGCTTCTATTCAAACAACCGCTGACTTGCTCCGCCGCCGACAATCTGGGGATACTGTCACCTACGTTATCAATCGAAATATTAATTTTACTAACATTTGCGAGCAGCATTGCAGTTTTTGTGCATTCCGCCGCGACGAGGGAGATGAGGGCGCTTTTTGGTTAGATGCAGCCCAAATTCAGGAAAAGGCAACTGATGCAGTGCAGCGGGGTGCAACGGAAATTTGTATGCAGGGTGGCTTAAATCTTCAAGCTAAGCTGAACGGCGCATCTTTGCCTTATTATCTGCAATTGGTGAAAACTATTAAGGATAAATTTCCTCAGTTGCACTTGCACGCTTTTTCACCTCAAGAGATAGAATTTATTGCCAGAGAAGATAATCTTACTTTCAGCTATGTAATTTCGGCTTTGCAGGATGCGGGAGTCGGTTCGATGCCGGGAACCGCGGCGGAAGTTCTCGACGATTCTGTGCGACGGGTGATTTGCCCGGAAAAACTAAATTCGGCAACTTGGCTGGAAATTGTGGGAACTGCTCACAGTCTGGGTTTGCCGACAACGAGTACCATGCTTTGCGGGCATATTGAGACGGCCCAACAGCAGGTTTTGCATTTAGAAAAAGTGCGATCGCTCCAACAAACTGCGATCGACCAAGACTATCGGGCACGCATTACAGAATTTATTTTACTACCATTTGTCGGGCAAGAAGCACCGGCACCTTTGCGGAGTCGAGTCGGTCGCGACCAACCAATTTTAGCAGATACATTGTTACTCACCGCTGTATCGAGAATCTTCTTAGGCAATTTGATTTCCAATCACCAACCCAGTTGGGTGAAATTAGGTTTAGATGGAGCTACAGAAGCCCTGAAATGGGGCTGCAACGACATCGGCGGTACATTGATGGAAGAGCACATTACAACGATGGCCGGTGCGGTTGGCGGCAGTTGTCAATCTGTGGAAGATTTGCAAAATGCGATTCGTTCTTTGGGGCGGGATTATCAGCAAAGAGATACAATTTATCGACCTTTAGGGGTTGACAATTTGGCAGGAATTGTGTAA
- a CDS encoding Uma2 family endonuclease encodes MIVMAPVLKPVSQIELTPGSVVTIPNITWLEFESILQELGEKRRSRIAYNNSTLEIRVPLLDREIPKDLISDIVKILLKSAGRRYEPFGSTTFKREGAAGVEPDACFYILNYQRMINRRRLLPDDPPPDLAIETDVTSKTKIDAYKIIGVPEVWVYDSGRLLIYLLQDGEYVESDISPNFPEIAIAQLIPATVERALQVGSCQALEEFESAIG; translated from the coding sequence ATGATTGTTATGGCTCCAGTGCTCAAACCCGTTAGCCAGATCGAGCTTACTCCCGGTAGTGTCGTAACTATTCCCAATATAACTTGGCTGGAATTTGAGTCGATTTTGCAGGAATTAGGGGAAAAACGAAGAAGCAGAATTGCCTACAACAACAGTACCTTAGAAATTAGGGTTCCCTTACTAGATCGCGAAATTCCGAAAGATTTAATTTCCGATATTGTAAAAATTTTACTCAAGTCAGCGGGCCGAAGATATGAACCCTTTGGTTCTACTACTTTCAAACGGGAAGGTGCAGCAGGAGTTGAACCTGATGCTTGCTTTTATATTCTAAATTATCAGCGGATGATTAACCGCCGCCGACTTTTACCGGACGATCCGCCGCCGGATTTAGCAATTGAGACGGATGTTACTTCTAAAACTAAGATCGATGCCTATAAAATTATTGGAGTTCCAGAAGTGTGGGTTTACGACAGCGGCAGACTTCTCATTTATTTGCTGCAAGATGGAGAGTATGTAGAATCCGATATTAGTCCGAATTTTCCAGAAATCGCGATCGCCCAACTGATTCCTGCTACAGTGGAACGTGCTTTGCAGGTAGGAAGTTGTCAAGCGCTAGAAGAATTTGAAAGTGCGATCGGCTAA
- a CDS encoding XRE family transcriptional regulator translates to MEISERAERSPLMRLRVQRFMTQKQLAEALGVTEATVRNWESGRSVPKLTPVQYKKLLEILQITSAELPDQFGFPSDADG, encoded by the coding sequence ATGGAAATCTCAGAAAGAGCCGAGCGATCGCCCCTAATGCGCCTGAGAGTTCAGCGGTTTATGACTCAAAAGCAGCTAGCAGAAGCACTTGGAGTTACGGAAGCGACGGTAAGGAATTGGGAATCCGGGCGATCGGTACCGAAGCTAACGCCTGTTCAATACAAGAAGTTGCTAGAGATTCTGCAAATTACCTCTGCTGAATTACCAGACCAATTTGGTTTTCCTAGCGATGCTGATGGATAG
- a CDS encoding ATP-binding protein has protein sequence MHLLRVQVPDFRGLKDIDITFEKDFVPKIFPLGSQNGGGKSTLLQLIFVLLHCSVDEDKKPFLENLLHGFKINDGEDKRVLAIIDIWDGEKIVKLQFISYKDSYLKNLLPLDSKNGTIDETALCFSGVKQLEKVKNDIDDFEIIQDPDMYGQDEIVKMYKKYDKFEKIYGKIIEYLQSQHMRYICNYSTDRNLNNKQDEALLCILNNIDRKETENCLNKISQKIFLAAPATQVFLFLSPTLIRFLFGNSSNGDKNYYGILESARSKLQGLFTYDFLAVELLIESFKAARDRDFREAIKTGNYGNNYQTLIKDLNLLLGNKRINLDVDFSGVNFQLYNNGEAIELYPEDLSHGELKRLSIYIWLKSRNIEDAIVLMDEVEIAFHPDWQYQIISDLKEWAPSNQYILATHSYALCEALTPAHVKEIEPKLIKQESNITNES, from the coding sequence ATGCACTTGCTACGAGTTCAAGTTCCTGATTTTCGCGGTTTAAAAGATATTGACATCACTTTTGAAAAGGATTTTGTCCCTAAGATTTTTCCGCTGGGTAGTCAAAATGGTGGCGGGAAAAGTACGCTGTTGCAATTAATTTTTGTGTTGCTGCATTGTTCTGTTGATGAGGATAAAAAACCGTTTTTAGAAAATCTGCTTCACGGATTTAAAATTAATGACGGCGAAGACAAAAGAGTCTTAGCCATTATTGACATTTGGGATGGAGAAAAAATTGTCAAACTTCAATTCATTTCTTATAAAGATTCTTATCTAAAGAATTTATTACCTTTAGACAGTAAAAATGGAACTATCGATGAAACCGCTCTCTGTTTTTCGGGTGTGAAACAATTAGAAAAAGTTAAAAATGATATTGATGATTTTGAAATAATCCAAGATCCAGATATGTACGGTCAAGATGAAATAGTAAAAATGTATAAAAAATACGACAAATTTGAGAAAATTTATGGAAAAATCATTGAATATTTACAATCACAACATATGAGATATATATGTAACTATTCAACAGACAGAAATTTAAATAATAAGCAAGATGAAGCTTTACTCTGTATTTTAAATAATATAGATAGGAAAGAAACAGAAAATTGTTTAAATAAAATTTCACAAAAAATATTTTTGGCAGCTCCAGCCACGCAAGTTTTTCTATTTCTTTCGCCGACTCTTATAAGATTTTTGTTTGGCAACTCAAGTAACGGAGATAAGAATTATTACGGGATACTCGAATCTGCACGATCTAAATTACAAGGCTTGTTTACCTATGACTTTCTTGCTGTAGAGCTACTTATTGAATCATTTAAAGCTGCTCGCGATCGCGATTTCAGAGAAGCGATAAAAACAGGTAACTACGGCAATAACTATCAAACTCTAATTAAGGACTTAAATCTGCTGTTGGGAAATAAAAGGATAAATTTAGATGTAGATTTTTCGGGAGTCAACTTTCAATTGTATAATAATGGGGAAGCTATAGAACTATATCCAGAAGATTTAAGTCACGGCGAACTCAAAAGACTCAGCATTTATATATGGCTCAAGTCTCGCAACATAGAAGATGCTATTGTGTTGATGGATGAAGTTGAAATTGCTTTTCATCCAGATTGGCAATATCAAATTATATCAGACCTCAAAGAGTGGGCTCCCAGCAATCAATATATTCTCGCAACTCACTCCTACGCATTGTGTGAAGCTCTGACACCAGCTCATGTTAAAGAAATTGAGCCAAAACTAATCAAACAAGAATCTAATATTACAAATGAGTCTTAA